The stretch of DNA AAATGATGTGAAAAATGTTGAGTTTCTATATGGCAAGAGTGAAGAAAAGATTGAGGAAATCTTAAAAAATAATAACATTGATATTATTTCTGTAGATCCTCCACGAAAAGGACTTGATAAAAAGGTTGTAGATACTATTATCAAAAGTAATATAAAAAAAGTTGTATATGTAAGTTGTAATGGAGCAACATTAACAAGAGATTTAAAATATTTTATTGATGGTGGATTTGAATTAAAGAAAGTAAAACTATGTGATATGTTTAGTAAAACAGGACATTGTGAGGTTGTTGTGGAGATTGAAAAGGTATTTAATATTTTTGATACTACTATAATTAAGATATAATTTTAAGGAGAAAGAAAAGTGAATATAACATTTTTTATTGGTAATGGATTTGATATAAATATAGGTTTGAAAACTAAATATAGTGATTTTTTAGATTATTATCTAGATTCAAAAAAATTAGAAAATTTTAAAGATAAAAATCTAAGTGATGAGAAAATACTGAAAAAAGAGCATATAGAAAGTTTTAAAAAATATGTAAAAGATAATAAAGATTTTTGGTGGTCTAAAGGTGAATTGGCTTTAGGAAAATATACGTCTGAATTATCTGAAGGTGAAGGTAAAAGATTTTTAAATTGTCAAAGAGATTTTGCTAATGAATTGTCAAAATACTTACAAAGTCAAGAAAAAAATATTGATTATAAACTTAATAAAGAAATAATAATTAAATCATTTAATAACTTAAGTAATATAAGGGAATTATTTCCATATAAAATTAAACAACAGCTTTCAGAAGTTTATAATAAATTTATAGATGAAAATTATTTTTATAATTTTGTTTCTTTTAATTATACTTCAACTATAAAAAATTGTATCGAACTACTGGAAACAAAAACTATAAATACTCGTAGTTTTCAGTTTTCAACAAGATCTGAATATATTGATAATATATATAACATACATGGTGATTTTAATAATATGATATTAGGTGTGAATGATGAATCTCAAATTACTAATATTAAAGTTTTTAATTGCGAAAACGGTAAAGAGTATATTGATGGTTTAATAAAAGAAAATACTATCCAAGGCACATATTCTAATATAGAAGAGGAAGTTGGAAATTTAATAAAAGGAAGTAAAATTATTTTTATTTATGGTATGTCAATTGGGGAAACTGATAAAAGATGGTGGGAAAGGATTATTAGATGGTTAAAAGATGATGAAATGAATCAATTGATTATTTATAAGCGAAAAAAATATGAAGAATCAGTATTACCAGCTGATAATAAAATATTTGAAAAAGAATCAAAAAATTCAATTTTAAAATATAGTGAATTTAGCAAAGAAGATAATGAAAATCTAAAAAATAGAATTATTATTATAAGTGAAAATATTTTTAAAAACATCGAAAATATTGCTAAATTTTATTAATTCAATAATATGGAGTGAAAATGGATAATAATGAATATAAAATAAATTGGAAAGAAATTATTTCTTTTGTTCTTTTTTGTATAGCTTTGCAATTATACCAGAGTAATATAAATATAATTCACATTATAACAAAATTTATAATTTTAGGATTATTAATTGTATGGTTTGATGATTATTTAAAATTAATTTCTAGTACAATTAAACTTACAAAAAAAATTCGTAATAAAAAATACTTTTTTGTTACTGAAAAAGGATATATTTCTGACATTATAAAGCGTCGTATGCTATCTAAAAAATTTTGTATTATTATATATATTATGTCTTTAATAATTAGTATATTTATTATATTTATAAAACCTAATATAATAAAAAATATTTTTTTTAATTATATTTATATTATCTTATTACTTATAGCATCTTTTTCGATTATAGTATTTTTTAAAAATTACTTGACAAATTTTTTATATTACTTAATTCCTTGGATTATCGTTATTGAAACTATAAAATATGAAAATATAAAATTAATTATTATTTTTTTAACAATTGCATTGATTTCATACAGTATTCTTACATTATTGTGGCCAATATATTCATTAAGAAAGATAAGTAGTAAAACTTGGCTATTTGGATTTTTAGTAACATTTCTAGTTACTATAGTATTCGAATACATTTTTAAATTTTATATAAACGAAAAAGTTCAAAGTGAATTGTTCTTTAATTATTATTTAGTAGAATTGTTAGAACAACAAACTTTACCATCTGAAGTTGTAAGATTTTTAAAAGATAATCCAAATTTATTAAATAAATTTGAAAAAATTTTAATTTCTTATGAATTAAATGAAATTTATTCTAAGATTTCATTAATAAGATTTTTAATACTATCTTCATATTCAATTGGAAAAATTGTTATAGATTTAAAAATTAAATTAGGTGAGTTAAAGGCTAAAGATATCTATAATAAGATAAGAAAATCAGAAAATGTCCAATACTCAGATTTAAGAGATTGTATATTCTATGGTGGTAAAGAGTATGAAGATAAAATATTTACAAATACGAGTTTTGAATCTATAATATCAA from Parvimonas micra encodes:
- a CDS encoding AbiH family protein, which codes for MNITFFIGNGFDINIGLKTKYSDFLDYYLDSKKLENFKDKNLSDEKILKKEHIESFKKYVKDNKDFWWSKGELALGKYTSELSEGEGKRFLNCQRDFANELSKYLQSQEKNIDYKLNKEIIIKSFNNLSNIRELFPYKIKQQLSEVYNKFIDENYFYNFVSFNYTSTIKNCIELLETKTINTRSFQFSTRSEYIDNIYNIHGDFNNMILGVNDESQITNIKVFNCENGKEYIDGLIKENTIQGTYSNIEEEVGNLIKGSKIIFIYGMSIGETDKRWWERIIRWLKDDEMNQLIIYKRKKYEESVLPADNKIFEKESKNSILKYSEFSKEDNENLKNRIIIISENIFKNIENIAKFY